A window of Microbacterium lushaniae genomic DNA:
ATCCATCGGCAGCACGCCACGCTCGTCCACGCCGCGCCACCGTGACGGTCCGAGTCAGACGCCGCCGCCCCCGCCACCCCCGCCGCCCCCGCCGGCGGAGCCGCCCCCGGTCGACCCGCCCGACGTGGACGACGACGACGTCGCACTCGCCGAGAGCGACCCGATGCCCGACGCGAACGCCCCGGCGTTGAAGCCCGACGCACCCACGTACCAGCCGGGAGTGCCGGTGGACTCATACAGCACCCCGAGCCGCTCCGACCACTGCTTCTCCTGCCCGAACACGACCGCGTACGGCAGCAGCGACTCGTAGATGCGGAGCATCTGCCGGGGGTCGCTCGCGTCCACGGCCACGCGCTCCGCGCCACCCGGCGACTGCAGCATCCGGATGCGGTCGGCCTCCGCCCAGTCGATGAAGACCTTCAGCCCCGCCAGGTGGTCGCGCGTGTCCGCGCCCACCGGCGTCAGCGGCTTGTGGGCGAGCACACCGATGACGAAGACCAGCGCCAGCGCACTGACGATCAGGAGCACGATCGGCAGGAGCGGCGTCACGCTGCCGAGGAGCGCAAGAACGCCGAAGACCGTCGACACCGCCATGCCCCCGAACGCCAGCAGCGCCGGCCCCATCCGCGGTTTCAGCGGCACCTCCCTGCGCAGGCCGCTCCGCGTGAGCTCCTTGCCGGCCTCGGCGAGGATCGCCCTGGCCGCGGTGGAGAGCCGGGTGTCCTGGCGCCCGAACGTGAAGACCGCGCCGGGCGCCGCATCCTCGCCGAACAGGCCGTTCAGCAGCATCCGCCCATCCCCGTCTGCCCGTGCGGGGTCGACGAGGTGCGCCTCCAACTGCAGGCCTCCGAATCGCCGACGCTCTCCCTCGACGATGCGGATGCTGCCCACCACGGCCTGCTCGAGCACTTCGGCGGGGATGGCCTTGGTCGTCTTCCCCAGCAGCACGGCGCTCTCGAGGGCGTCGACGGCGGCGGGAGGGGTGAACTCGGCCACGACCGTCGGGCGCCCCGGGGCATCGGACAGGAGCCGGACCCTGATCACGATCGCCCAGGCCGCTGCGGCCAGGATGATGAGCACGCCAACGAGCTGCAGCCAGCCCCACGGTGAGGCGAAGAACGACGGATTGAAGGGCGTGAAGGTGCCCGAGGCGAACCCGACCGCCACCGTGAGCGTCTCGTGCGGACCGAGACCCATCGCCTCCGCCCGCACCGTCACAGCCCCGTCGGGGGCCGTCTCCGCGGCGATGGGACACTCCGTCGTCGAATCGCGCGCGCCGGCATAACAGGCCTGCGAGCCGGTGAGCTCCGCGGCGAGCGCCTCATCGACATGCAGGGCCGCGGTGACGCGACCGAAAGGCTGCTGCCAGTCCAGCCCGTTGACGTTCCAGTAGAACTCGTCGGCATCGGTGTCGTCGAAGAATCGCACGACGTTGCGCATCGTGTAGGTGAAGACGTACGTCTGCTCCCCGTGCACGTAATCGTCGGCGCGTGAGGTGACCAGGAGATAGCCGTCGTCGCTCTCGGTCTCGACCTCGCGGGGCTCACCGTCGGCGTCGGTGACGGAGATCAGATCCACCTCCAGCGGCGCCCCGAGGTACTTCTCCGGCAGCAACCGCTGCATGCCGCGGTTCTGATCGGCGTCGGGAAACTCCGCCACGAACGTCTCCACCACCCGCAGCTCACTGGCCCCGTCCTCGGCGCGCGTGAGGGTGTAGTCGGCATCCATGCTCGCGAACGTGAAGTCGTTCACATCCGTTCGCACCACGGATGCAGCGGCCACCGGCGCCGTCGAGGCACCCGACGCGGCCGGCGCGGCGACGAGGCCCGCACCGACGGAGGTGAAGGCGATCACCAGGGCTGCCAGGGTGCGTCGCATCCACTTCATGCCGCACAGCCTATGCGGCCCCCCTGGGCCCTTACTCTTGTCGGTATGACCGACCGCCACCTCGCCGTCGATGCGTGGGAGAGCCTGTTCCGTGCACAGCACGAGGTGTTCGAACAGCTCAGAGTCGACTTCACCGACACCGATCTGTCACAGGCGGAATACGACGTTCTGCTCACCGTCACGCGTGCGCCGGAGATGACGGCGCGCCTGCGCGACGTCACGGCGAACATGCTCATCAGCCAGCCGAGCGTCTCGCGGCTGGTCGACCGGATGGTCGCCCGCGACCTCATCAGCAAGTGCCCCGACCCCGACGACGGCCGCGGCGCCCTCGTGCGCGCCACCGAAGCCGGGGCATCTGCCTTCCGCCGCCTGGCGTCCGAGCACGCCGCCAACATCGCCGAGCGGATGTCGCCACTCAGCGACGACGAGCTGGCGCTGCTGCGCGACCTCACCGCCAAGCTGCGCAGGCCGAAGCCCGACACCGACTGCTGACGCCCCGGCGCCTCACACCCGCTGGAAGGCGACGAGCCCGACGAGGTTCCCCTCGGTGTCGCGGATGAAGGCGTGCCACTCCTCATGCCGCGGCGGACCCAGGGCTTCGCCGTCATGCGTGAAGATCACGTGCGGACGTGTGACCACCTCCGCCACGCCCGCGAGCCGCTCGATGGCCTCGTGCACGTTGTCGACGTGCAGATAGATCAGAGCGGAGGGCGCGTTGCGATCCAGCACGAGGCGCACGCCGTCGAGATCGAAGAACACCAGTCCCGGATCGTCGAATCGCGCGACGGGTTCGGCCTCCAGCAGCACCGTGTAGAAGTCGGACGCCCGATCAAGGTCCTCGGCGCGCTGCGCCACCTGCACCAGTCGCATGTTCCTCCGTCGCCTTCGCCGTGGTGCCCCCAGTCTCACCCGGCGCCGCCTGAGCCCGCAATCGCCGGCTTCCGAGAGCGGTTGTCCACCGCGATTCGTCGGGGCGGCGGAGTGTGGGGTATTCTCTAGGAGGCCCACGCGCCGTTTCGCGCGGGGGCCGTGCGCCCGTAGCTCAATGGATAGAGCATCTGACTACGGATCAGAAGGTTAGGGGTTCGAGTCCCTTCGGGCGCGCACTGTGTTGAGACAGTGACGAGATCCCCCGTTCTCCTCGGAGAGCGGGGGATCTCTGCATCCCGCCCGCGTACGCGACGGCGAAGGTCAGGATTCGGCGGCGTCGGCGGACTGGCGGCGTCGCTGGGTGTGCGCCGCCAGGCGCGCGAGATCCACCATGCGCAGTGCATCCATGCGGGCCTTGCGCATGCGTTCGTAGTCGGGGTCGGCGTCGGGCGTCATCCCCTCCACCTTGAGCCGCCGCTGCAGGTTCGCTTCGACATCGCCCCAGGCCGCCTCCCGGGCGGCGTCGACGAGTTGATACACCCGCTCGGGGTCATCGGCCCACGCCCGCAGCTCCTTGGCGACCCCGTCGTACTGCTTGCGCCGGCGGCGCAGGTTGCGCATGTCGCGCTCGCGATAGTCGTGGGTGCCACTGGAGGTGGAGAACTTGCCCCACGCTCCACGCCGCAGGTCGCGCATGCGCTGAGCCGCCCGTTCCTGCTCCTCGGCGAGGGCGAGGATCGTGTCGCGGGCGAACCCGGCGAGCTTGTCGCGATCGAAGGTGGCGCCGGCGGAGATCGTCTCGACGAGGATGTGGTTGCGCACCGTCAGCCGAGCGGCTGCGGAGGCGATCGACACGCCCTCCTCCACGGCTTCCGACGTTCGCCCCACCACAGACCTCCCTCGCACCGAGGCTAGCGGCTCACGCACACGCCACCGGCCGCACTTCGCGTCAGTTCGCCGCCACCTTCGCCAGCCCCCGGCTGATGGCCGCCAATTCACTCGCGCTCACCCGGTCCAGGAACGCCTCTCTGACCAGGGCGATGTGGCCGGGGAGCACCTTCGCCAGCAGCTCGGCGCCCGCCGGCTCCAGCCGGATGATCACCGCGCGGGCGTCCTCCTCGCTCGTGCGGCGGCTGACCAGTCCGCGGTTCTCCAGTTGCGTGGCCTGGTAGGTGAGCCCGTTCTTGGAGGCGACGAGCACCTGCGCGAGGTCGCTCATGCGCAATTCACCCGCGTCCTGCAGCTGCGCGAGCACCGTGAACTGCGCCTCGGTGAGTCCGTGCTCACGCAGCTGCGTGGCGACCGCGCGCTGGAGGCGGTCCCCCGCGGCACGAAGCGCGAAGTACGCCGAGAGCTCGTCGCGACTGATCTGCTGGTCCACCAAGGGCGTGTCCTTCCCGCCCTCGTAGAGTACCGAACCCGCGCCGCACCCCGCGGGCCGCCGCCCCCACCGCGATCAGCCGGGCCGGGTATCGAGCACGGTGCGGATGAACCCGGCGGCGTGCGTGAGCGCAGCATCCGCTTCGTCGAGCATCCCGGCGAAGGCGACGAACACATGCGGGACGCCGGGAGTCACCTCCAACCTGACGCTCACCTGGTGCGCGGCGGCGCGCGCGGCCAAGCGCGTGGCATCGTCGAGCAGCACCTCGTTGCCGCCGACCTGGACCAGGAGCGGCGGCAGCCCGGAGAAGTCACCGAACACCGGGCTGATCAGCGCATCGCGCAGATCCGCCTCGCCGGCGTAATCCCGCGCGCGACGCGCCAGCCCCTCGGCCGTCACCGACGGATCCACCGCCGCCTTCGTTGTGGCGCTCCGCCCGGAGAGGGTCAGATCCACCCACGGCGACGCGACATAGATGCCCGCCGGCGCGTCCATCCCCGCCGAGCGGATCGCCATCGCCGCCGCCAGAGCCAGCCCGCCTCCGGCGGACTCCCCCGCGAGGACGATGTCGCGGGCGGGCACGCCCCGTTCCCGCAGACCCCGGTAGGCCGCCACGGCGTCTTCCACGGCCGCGGGATAGGGCGACTCGGGAGCGAGTGCGTACTCCACCGAGACGACCTGCGTCCCCGACCGGCGAGCCAGCTCGGAGGCCAGCCCTGCCGACAGTTCCGCGGCCCCGATCGTGTACGCGCCGCCATGGAAGTACAGGATCGTCCCGCGAGCGCTCGCTCCGTCGATGCCCACCGCGACCACCGGGACGCCGCCGAGCTCTCCGCGCTCGGTGACGACGTCTTCGGCGAGCGGGATCGTTTCCATCATCTGCGCGAAGAGCTCTCGCTGCTCCGCTACGTCGCCGCCGAGGTCGAGGGGCAGAGAGCGGAGCATCTCGTCCAGCGCGATGCGCTGCTGCTGAGTCATGAGGCGGATCTCCACTGCGCCATCAGCGGACGACGGCGACGTTGAAGCGCTCGCTTCGCAGCCCCATCATCATCGCGGCGAACAGGAGGAAGTAGTGCTCCACGGCCCGGGCGGTCGAGATCCCCCCGAGGTCGATCTGCTGTTCCTCTGCCCAGCCGAGGCTGCGCAGGATGCCGGCGACAGCGGCCTTGGCCTCCGCGTCGTCGCCGGAGAGGAACACCGTCGTGGGAACGGGCAGGCTCGACGGATCGACCGCCAGCGTCCCGGCGAGGGTGTTCAAGGTCTTCACCACGCGCGCCCGCGGAAGCGCGTGCTGCAGCCGCTCGCCGAGGCTTCCCTCGGGGTAGAGCAGCTCGAGATGCTGGTCGACGGCGTTGCCGATGTCGATCAGCACACGATCTCCGATCTCGTCCACCAGCGTCGTGAGGGTCTCCAGTGCGCGGGCCGCGACGATCGCGCTCAGCACGATCTCGCCTCGCGCGATGGCATCGGCGTGCCCGAAGACCGGTGCCGGCAGATCGGTGGCCGACTCCGGCGCCCGCGATCCGAAGATGACGGAGTGCCCGCCGCGGAGCAGTCCTGCTCCGAGGGTCCGGCCCATGTGACCGGTGCCCAGGATGGTGATGTGCATGATGTCCTCGATCATTCGGTGGATAGTTCTAACTGGAATGATCTGCGACGTTACACATAGTTCGAGTTTGAATCAAGAGATCGCGGATGCGGAGCCCCGTTACCGCGCGACGGCTCGCGACGCAACCCCGTCGAAAGAGGGGTTCTCGGCGCCCTACGGTCGAGTCATCTCTTCCGGAAGGAGGAACACATGGGATTCATGGACGACGCGAAGCGCGCGGCGGAAGAGGCCGCACGCAAGGCCAAGGACGCATGGGAGGACATGACCGACAAGGACGACGATCACCCCGACAAGCACGGCACGGCTGGTTCGGGCACGAAGAAGGAGCCCGTCTCGGGCGACAACAGTCAGCCCGCCGCCGACGCCCGGATTGCGGACGCCGAAAGCGGAAACCCTCAGCACCAGAACGAAATGGGCGAGCAGCTGCGCCGCGACCCCTGATCCCCGCATGCGGTCGCGCCCGCGGCTGCGCGCGAACGAAAGGCCTCGGCGATCGTCCGGGGCCTTTCCCCTGCGCCCGAGCTCACGCGACGGGGTGGATCCTCCATCCCGCTGCGACCGGCTCGCCGCCCGGCTCCAGCAGGAGCAGGCCGGTGTCGAAGTCGTACCGATCGGCGTTGAAGGCGTCGGGGGCACACGTCATCGGCTCGACGGCCAGGCCGGTGCGGTGCGCCGGCGACGCCTCGCCCTCGGGCTGGTCGGCGGTGTGCACCTGCACCCACGAGCATTCGCCCGACCACGTGATCCCCGTCCCGCGCCCGGTCGCGTCGGTCACCGCGACGGTCGTCGTCCCGTCGGTCGTTCGCTGCAGGTCGGTGAACGCGTGGTCGATCTCGGCGCCTCCGATGAGCCGCGCCTCGCGGAAGTCGAAGCGCTCGGGGTCGCTCGCCACATCGGCCAGGCGGGTGGGAACGAGCCGGTCGGGGGTCACCTCGAGCACACGCGAGGCCGGCAGGTGCAGCATCCAGTCGTCCACGCGCCCCTCCCCCGCCACCAGGTACGGGTGAGGTCCCGTACCCCAGGGCGCCGGAGAGTCACCCTCGGTGTGGGCGCGGACGGACTGGGTGAGGC
This region includes:
- a CDS encoding MarR family winged helix-turn-helix transcriptional regulator — protein: MTDRHLAVDAWESLFRAQHEVFEQLRVDFTDTDLSQAEYDVLLTVTRAPEMTARLRDVTANMLISQPSVSRLVDRMVARDLISKCPDPDDGRGALVRATEAGASAFRRLASEHAANIAERMSPLSDDELALLRDLTAKLRRPKPDTDC
- a CDS encoding MarR family winged helix-turn-helix transcriptional regulator, with the translated sequence MDQQISRDELSAYFALRAAGDRLQRAVATQLREHGLTEAQFTVLAQLQDAGELRMSDLAQVLVASKNGLTYQATQLENRGLVSRRTSEEDARAVIIRLEPAGAELLAKVLPGHIALVREAFLDRVSASELAAISRGLAKVAAN
- a CDS encoding alpha/beta hydrolase, coding for MTQQQRIALDEMLRSLPLDLGGDVAEQRELFAQMMETIPLAEDVVTERGELGGVPVVAVGIDGASARGTILYFHGGAYTIGAAELSAGLASELARRSGTQVVSVEYALAPESPYPAAVEDAVAAYRGLRERGVPARDIVLAGESAGGGLALAAAMAIRSAGMDAPAGIYVASPWVDLTLSGRSATTKAAVDPSVTAEGLARRARDYAGEADLRDALISPVFGDFSGLPPLLVQVGGNEVLLDDATRLAARAAAHQVSVRLEVTPGVPHVFVAFAGMLDEADAALTHAAGFIRTVLDTRPG
- a CDS encoding DUF2207 domain-containing protein, encoding MKWMRRTLAALVIAFTSVGAGLVAAPAASGASTAPVAAASVVRTDVNDFTFASMDADYTLTRAEDGASELRVVETFVAEFPDADQNRGMQRLLPEKYLGAPLEVDLISVTDADGEPREVETESDDGYLLVTSRADDYVHGEQTYVFTYTMRNVVRFFDDTDADEFYWNVNGLDWQQPFGRVTAALHVDEALAAELTGSQACYAGARDSTTECPIAAETAPDGAVTVRAEAMGLGPHETLTVAVGFASGTFTPFNPSFFASPWGWLQLVGVLIILAAAAWAIVIRVRLLSDAPGRPTVVAEFTPPAAVDALESAVLLGKTTKAIPAEVLEQAVVGSIRIVEGERRRFGGLQLEAHLVDPARADGDGRMLLNGLFGEDAAPGAVFTFGRQDTRLSTAARAILAEAGKELTRSGLRREVPLKPRMGPALLAFGGMAVSTVFGVLALLGSVTPLLPIVLLIVSALALVFVIGVLAHKPLTPVGADTRDHLAGLKVFIDWAEADRIRMLQSPGGAERVAVDASDPRQMLRIYESLLPYAVVFGQEKQWSERLGVLYESTGTPGWYVGASGFNAGAFASGIGSLSASATSSSSTSGGSTGGGSAGGGGGGGGGGGV
- a CDS encoding NADPH-dependent F420 reductase produces the protein MIEDIMHITILGTGHMGRTLGAGLLRGGHSVIFGSRAPESATDLPAPVFGHADAIARGEIVLSAIVAARALETLTTLVDEIGDRVLIDIGNAVDQHLELLYPEGSLGERLQHALPRARVVKTLNTLAGTLAVDPSSLPVPTTVFLSGDDAEAKAAVAGILRSLGWAEEQQIDLGGISTARAVEHYFLLFAAMMMGLRSERFNVAVVR
- a CDS encoding VOC family protein, with translation MRLVQVAQRAEDLDRASDFYTVLLEAEPVARFDDPGLVFFDLDGVRLVLDRNAPSALIYLHVDNVHEAIERLAGVAEVVTRPHVIFTHDGEALGPPRHEEWHAFIRDTEGNLVGLVAFQRV
- a CDS encoding asparagine synthase; amino-acid sequence: MGRTSEAVEEGVSIASAAARLTVRNHILVETISAGATFDRDKLAGFARDTILALAEEQERAAQRMRDLRRGAWGKFSTSSGTHDYRERDMRNLRRRRKQYDGVAKELRAWADDPERVYQLVDAAREAAWGDVEANLQRRLKVEGMTPDADPDYERMRKARMDALRMVDLARLAAHTQRRRQSADAAES
- a CDS encoding aldose 1-epimerase family protein, whose protein sequence is MARTPLSGTQHCLRAGDATAVVAGVGASLRAYTHEGRDLVLGFDADEVRPGYRGATLAPWPNRVVDGRYRFADAEQVLPLTERSRGHALHGLLAWTEYAVIDKGPSHVTLTATVEPQTGYPWRVHVETSFVLAADGLTQSVRAHTEGDSPAPWGTGPHPYLVAGEGRVDDWMLHLPASRVLEVTPDRLVPTRLADVASDPERFDFREARLIGGAEIDHAFTDLQRTTDGTTTVAVTDATGRGTGITWSGECSWVQVHTADQPEGEASPAHRTGLAVEPMTCAPDAFNADRYDFDTGLLLLEPGGEPVAAGWRIHPVA